A genomic region of Corallococcus macrosporus contains the following coding sequences:
- a CDS encoding SDR family NAD(P)-dependent oxidoreductase, with translation MDMRNQAVLVTGASRGLGRALMEAFARRGARVVGVARDAKALDAAVAPLKARGLAVHGLAFDVGDKQAIYPLVGAATALVGPVDVLVNNASTLGPTPLPLLLDTACEDVSQVLEVNLLGPFRLTKAVAGSMVVRGRGLILNITSDAAVSAYPRWGAYSVSKAALEHLTRIWASEFEGSGVRLLTVDPGDMDTRMHADALPDADPATLAKPEDVAARILALVEARDTASGQRFEVAKWEAA, from the coding sequence ATGGACATGCGGAACCAGGCGGTACTGGTGACAGGCGCGAGCCGGGGACTCGGCCGGGCCCTGATGGAGGCCTTCGCCCGGCGGGGCGCCCGGGTGGTGGGCGTCGCTCGCGACGCGAAGGCGCTGGACGCGGCGGTGGCGCCGCTGAAGGCGCGGGGGCTGGCGGTGCACGGGCTCGCGTTCGACGTAGGCGACAAGCAGGCCATCTACCCGCTGGTGGGCGCGGCCACCGCGCTGGTGGGCCCGGTGGACGTGCTCGTCAACAACGCCAGCACCCTGGGCCCCACGCCGCTCCCGCTCCTGCTGGACACGGCGTGCGAGGACGTGTCGCAGGTGCTGGAGGTCAACCTGCTCGGGCCCTTCCGGCTGACGAAGGCCGTGGCGGGCAGCATGGTCGTCCGGGGCCGAGGGCTCATCCTCAACATCACCTCCGACGCCGCCGTGTCCGCGTATCCCCGCTGGGGCGCCTACAGCGTGTCGAAGGCCGCGCTGGAGCACCTGACGCGCATCTGGGCCTCGGAGTTCGAGGGCAGCGGCGTGCGCCTGCTCACCGTGGACCCCGGGGACATGGACACGCGCATGCACGCCGACGCGCTCCCCGACGCCGACCCCGCGACGCTGGCGAAGCCGGAGGACGTGGCCGCGCGCATCCTCGCGCTCGTGGAGGCCCGCGACACCGCCTCCGGTCAGCGCTTCGAGGTCGCGAAGTGGGAGGCCGCATGA
- a CDS encoding S-adenosylmethionine:tRNA ribosyltransferase-isomerase, which translates to MNAARWPRDRPDTARLLHVEPRQERFTDTVASELPQLLREGDLLVMNDAATLPGSLTGRTGAGAPIELRLLSHEPDDTWTAVLFGAGDWRRRTEDRPPPPELPVGARLDVGGLAARVVEVLPPSPRLLRVAFDLSGAALWQALYTAGRPVQYAYTAGPLALWHVQTLYASRPWAAEMPSAGLPLTASVLLRMKARGVRWASLTHAAGLSSTGDAALDAVLPRPERSDIPERTVALVEETRAKGGRVVAVGTTVVRALEGRATQHGALVPGEAVTDLLLGPGYVPRVVHGLLTGVHDPGSSHHALLQAFAPLPLLQRASAHAEGAGYLGHEFGDTCLILDS; encoded by the coding sequence ATGAACGCCGCCCGCTGGCCCCGGGACCGTCCCGACACCGCGAGGCTCCTGCACGTCGAGCCCCGCCAGGAACGCTTCACCGACACCGTCGCCTCGGAGTTGCCGCAGTTGCTGCGCGAAGGCGACCTGCTGGTGATGAACGACGCGGCCACGCTGCCCGGCTCGCTCACGGGCCGCACCGGCGCGGGCGCGCCCATCGAGCTGCGATTGCTCTCCCACGAACCGGACGACACCTGGACCGCCGTCCTCTTCGGCGCGGGAGACTGGCGCCGGCGCACCGAGGACCGGCCCCCACCGCCCGAGCTTCCCGTGGGCGCACGCCTGGACGTCGGCGGGCTCGCCGCGCGCGTGGTGGAGGTGCTGCCTCCATCCCCCCGGCTCCTGCGCGTGGCCTTCGACCTGAGCGGCGCGGCGCTCTGGCAGGCGCTCTACACGGCGGGCCGTCCGGTGCAGTACGCGTACACGGCGGGGCCGCTGGCGCTGTGGCACGTGCAGACGCTCTACGCCTCACGGCCATGGGCCGCGGAGATGCCGTCGGCGGGCCTGCCCCTCACCGCGTCCGTGCTCCTGCGAATGAAGGCTCGCGGCGTGCGCTGGGCGTCGCTCACGCACGCGGCGGGGCTCTCCTCCACGGGGGACGCGGCGCTGGACGCCGTCCTGCCCCGGCCCGAGCGTTCCGACATCCCCGAGCGCACCGTGGCGCTGGTGGAGGAGACGCGGGCGAAGGGCGGACGCGTGGTGGCGGTGGGCACCACCGTGGTGCGCGCGCTCGAAGGACGCGCGACGCAGCACGGAGCGCTGGTGCCGGGCGAGGCCGTGACGGACCTGCTGCTCGGGCCCGGCTACGTGCCCCGGGTGGTGCACGGGCTGCTCACCGGCGTGCACGACCCGGGGAGCAGCCACCATGCGCTGCTCCAGGCCTTCGCGCCGCTGCCGCTGTTGCAGCGGGCCTCGGCGCACGCGGAGGGCGCGGGCTACCTGGGGCACGAGTTCGGCGACACGTGCCTCATCCTGGATTCGTGA
- a CDS encoding zinc-dependent alcohol dehydrogenase, producing MKAVVFHGIGDIRLDDVADPKLKEPTDAIIKLTASAICGTDLHMIRGTMPGMKPGTILGHEGVGIIEQLGKDVRNFNVGDRVVICSTIGCGNCSYCRAGYYAQCNDANPNGPDAGTAFFGGPAMTGPFDGMQAEKARIPFAAVTMVKVPDGVTDDQAILVSDIFPTGYFGAEMAEIKPGDTVAVFGCGPVGLFAIVSAKLMGAGRIFAIDSHEDRLALAKAQGAEVINFEEEDPVETLKRFTGGIGVDRAIDAVGVDAQHAHHGPAAKKAKAEKPEFKREVEMVAPKQKPDGDNWVPGDGPSQAAQWAVQGLAKAGTLSIIGVYPQTMNAFPIGEAMNKNLTLRMGNCNHRKYIPKLLELVRSGTVDPTAILSHVKSMASAIDAYRNFDLRKPGWVKVELEPGVTLQ from the coding sequence ATGAAGGCAGTCGTTTTCCACGGCATTGGGGACATCCGGCTGGACGACGTCGCGGATCCGAAGCTGAAGGAGCCCACGGACGCCATCATCAAGCTGACCGCCAGCGCCATCTGCGGCACGGACCTGCACATGATCCGCGGCACCATGCCCGGCATGAAGCCCGGCACCATCCTCGGCCACGAGGGCGTGGGCATCATCGAGCAACTGGGCAAGGACGTGCGCAACTTCAACGTGGGTGACCGCGTGGTCATCTGCTCCACCATCGGGTGCGGCAATTGTTCCTACTGCCGCGCGGGCTACTACGCCCAGTGCAACGACGCGAACCCCAACGGCCCCGACGCGGGCACCGCCTTCTTCGGCGGCCCGGCGATGACGGGCCCCTTCGACGGCATGCAGGCGGAGAAGGCGCGCATCCCCTTCGCGGCCGTCACCATGGTGAAGGTGCCCGACGGCGTCACCGACGACCAGGCCATCCTCGTCTCCGACATCTTCCCCACGGGCTACTTCGGCGCGGAGATGGCGGAAATCAAACCCGGTGACACCGTGGCGGTGTTCGGCTGCGGGCCGGTGGGCCTGTTCGCCATCGTGAGCGCGAAGCTGATGGGCGCGGGCCGCATCTTCGCCATCGACAGCCACGAGGACCGGCTGGCGCTGGCGAAGGCGCAGGGCGCGGAAGTCATCAACTTCGAGGAGGAGGATCCGGTGGAGACGCTCAAGCGCTTCACCGGTGGCATCGGCGTGGACCGCGCCATCGACGCGGTGGGCGTGGACGCGCAGCACGCGCACCACGGCCCGGCCGCCAAGAAGGCCAAGGCGGAGAAGCCCGAGTTCAAGCGCGAGGTGGAGATGGTCGCGCCCAAGCAGAAGCCGGATGGCGACAACTGGGTGCCCGGCGACGGGCCGTCCCAGGCCGCGCAGTGGGCGGTGCAGGGGCTGGCCAAGGCCGGCACGCTGTCCATCATCGGCGTGTATCCGCAGACGATGAACGCGTTCCCCATTGGCGAGGCGATGAACAAGAACCTCACCCTGCGCATGGGCAACTGCAACCACCGCAAGTACATCCCGAAGCTGCTGGAGCTGGTGCGCTCCGGCACCGTAGACCCCACGGCCATCCTGAGCCACGTGAAGTCCATGGCCTCCGCCATCGACGCGTACCGCAACTTCGACCTGCGCAAGCCGGGCTGGGTGAAGGTGGAGCTGGAGCCGGGCGTCACGCTCCAGTGA
- a CDS encoding Ppx/GppA phosphatase family protein, whose product MALPARPSQPPVLAAIDVGTNAVRLELARPDAEGSLETLHQERDPIRPGEGVFTTGEMPLETADRLLSTLRRYAALCRRHKAQVRAVATSALREARNRQDIVRRVHEEAGLELEVVSGKEEARLICLGVLHRKPANTRSLLVDIGGGSTEVAIATGEKPDELWSLALGSVRLTEVFDTSRTVTPKQLRLMRSFVEETLHKTLPEKLPALPRVALGSSGTIGAVVGFAAVDNGGNATLRQLTQTVETLAKMPPERRRKRFDPRRADIIVSGAVILEGVARHLGVESVSIVNRGLRDGVLVDLLYRQDESREDHSLADAAIVMGQRFRFDEKHARQVARLSLGLFDSLAALHQLPLSVRPHLEVAALLHDIGTAVSYERHHRHTYYLIHNADIPGLADREREIIARVARYHRRSQPELSHSGMAGLTPSEARRVRKLATLLRLANALDHSHHQPIRDFKVTDGREAVTLHLHARQPLDLELWNAEREVAAFRKVFGKRLAFQVHSTGR is encoded by the coding sequence ATGGCCCTTCCTGCCCGCCCGTCCCAGCCTCCCGTCCTCGCCGCCATCGATGTGGGCACCAACGCCGTGCGCCTGGAGCTGGCCCGCCCGGACGCCGAGGGCTCGCTCGAAACCCTCCACCAGGAGCGCGACCCCATCCGCCCCGGCGAGGGCGTCTTCACCACCGGCGAGATGCCCCTGGAGACGGCTGACCGCCTGCTGTCCACCCTGCGCCGCTACGCCGCCCTCTGCCGCCGTCACAAGGCCCAGGTGCGCGCCGTCGCCACCAGCGCCCTGCGCGAGGCCCGCAACCGCCAGGACATCGTGCGCCGCGTGCATGAGGAGGCCGGCCTGGAGCTGGAGGTCGTCAGCGGCAAGGAGGAGGCCCGCCTCATCTGCCTGGGCGTGCTGCACCGCAAGCCCGCCAACACCCGCTCGCTCCTCGTGGACATCGGCGGGGGCAGCACCGAGGTCGCCATCGCCACCGGCGAGAAGCCGGATGAGCTCTGGAGCCTCGCGCTGGGCTCCGTGCGCCTCACGGAGGTGTTCGACACCTCGCGCACCGTGACGCCCAAGCAGCTGCGGCTGATGCGCAGCTTCGTGGAGGAAACCCTCCACAAGACGCTCCCGGAGAAGCTCCCTGCCCTGCCCCGCGTGGCGCTGGGCTCGTCCGGCACCATCGGTGCCGTGGTGGGCTTCGCCGCCGTGGACAACGGAGGCAATGCCACCTTGCGCCAGCTCACCCAGACCGTGGAGACCCTGGCGAAGATGCCGCCGGAGCGCCGCCGCAAGCGCTTCGACCCGCGCCGCGCGGACATCATCGTCTCCGGCGCCGTCATCCTGGAGGGCGTCGCGCGCCACCTGGGCGTGGAGTCCGTCAGCATCGTCAACCGCGGCCTGCGCGACGGCGTCCTGGTGGACCTGCTCTACCGCCAGGACGAGTCCCGTGAGGACCACAGCCTCGCGGACGCGGCCATCGTCATGGGCCAGCGCTTCCGCTTCGATGAGAAGCACGCCCGCCAGGTGGCCCGCCTGTCCCTGGGCCTCTTCGACAGCCTGGCCGCGCTGCACCAGCTGCCCCTGTCCGTGCGCCCGCACCTGGAGGTCGCCGCGCTGCTGCACGACATCGGCACGGCGGTCAGCTACGAGCGCCACCACCGCCACACGTACTACCTCATCCACAACGCGGACATCCCGGGCCTCGCGGACCGCGAGCGCGAGATCATCGCGCGCGTCGCCCGCTACCACCGGCGCTCGCAGCCGGAGCTGTCCCACTCCGGCATGGCCGGGCTCACCCCGTCCGAAGCGCGACGCGTGCGCAAGCTGGCCACGCTGCTGCGCCTGGCGAACGCGCTGGACCACAGCCACCACCAGCCCATCCGCGACTTCAAGGTCACGGACGGCCGCGAGGCGGTGACGCTGCACCTGCACGCCCGCCAGCCCCTCGACCTGGAGCTGTGGAATGCCGAGCGCGAGGTCGCCGCCTTCCGCAAGGTGTTCGGAAAGCGGCTCGCCTTCCAGGTCCATTCCACCGGACGCTAG
- a CDS encoding DUF3396 domain-containing protein — MTQSIPHIRLHVNGDFDEKLLVVRDGLQICLFLPQAHETLKPHVQRALDIYLHAIGRESLSFYVDPDGQWQSLDAAGWDFIQQELQEEFGSRIHMVGSSAPGESTTRHRFRFQYVGRLEDSYWPGSVSALLMTFPTKFLEAQGPERFRALALEIVGSLPFSSGHAGLSFNGVPQASVVRDEMKALSFRYPAMDVISLEDVARELGSRVRAPAWMNFLGPPVLSGLGGTEALRSKLHSLATTVQALGPDRAVVTLGPYPEAGDTEQGQTLPAYRELARVLEPWLYQSSGVEDSDLFYCTRRWQRRFLD; from the coding sequence ATGACGCAATCAATCCCACACATTCGCCTTCACGTGAACGGAGACTTCGACGAGAAGCTGCTTGTCGTGCGAGACGGACTCCAGATCTGCCTCTTCCTGCCGCAGGCACATGAAACATTAAAACCCCACGTCCAACGGGCTCTCGACATCTACCTCCATGCCATTGGACGGGAGTCCCTGAGTTTCTATGTGGACCCCGACGGTCAGTGGCAGTCCCTCGACGCGGCGGGATGGGATTTCATCCAACAGGAACTCCAGGAGGAGTTCGGCAGTCGGATCCACATGGTGGGGTCTTCCGCCCCAGGTGAATCCACGACGCGTCATCGATTCCGGTTCCAGTACGTGGGACGGCTCGAAGACTCCTACTGGCCGGGTTCCGTCAGCGCCCTGCTGATGACCTTCCCGACGAAGTTCCTGGAAGCACAGGGTCCCGAGCGTTTTCGAGCGCTGGCGCTTGAGATTGTGGGTTCACTTCCCTTCAGCTCAGGCCATGCAGGCCTTTCATTCAACGGCGTGCCCCAGGCATCTGTCGTCCGGGACGAGATGAAGGCACTGAGCTTCCGTTATCCGGCCATGGACGTGATCAGCCTGGAAGATGTGGCTCGGGAACTGGGCAGCCGTGTGCGCGCTCCGGCATGGATGAACTTCCTGGGCCCTCCAGTGCTCAGCGGGCTGGGAGGAACGGAAGCACTGCGCTCCAAGCTGCACTCGCTTGCAACCACCGTGCAGGCACTCGGACCGGACCGCGCTGTCGTCACGCTAGGGCCCTATCCGGAAGCCGGTGACACCGAACAAGGACAGACACTGCCGGCCTACCGGGAGCTCGCGCGCGTACTTGAACCCTGGCTGTACCAGTCGTCCGGAGTGGAGGACTCCGACCTCTTCTACTGCACACGCCGCTGGCAGCGCCGCTTCCTCGACTGA
- a CDS encoding serine/threonine-protein kinase, which yields MALVYRGLHELLQREVAIKELLPEGQRDQEALSRFRREALALAAFRHQNIVTLYDLVEKNDSLFMVMEYVDGPTLHGLIKDGPLPPDVAAVIGARIASALDHAHFRRIIHRDLKPANVMLTKSGEVKLMDFGIAKDVSLEALTQQGMAVGTPSYMSPEQVTGAPIDARTDIFSLGVLLYEALSGTRPFVGKTAGEVFARIRDGKFIPLQKAAPNVPPPLARIVKRALSVKPEARFPDAAAMRRELDLFLAHEVRVSHPALLVAFLRYREKLTETEALAHLTQQELGVLDVFATKKPARTPGKGRWVLAALTAGAVAAGTGLYLSQSQWAPLLEQLTR from the coding sequence ATGGCGTTGGTGTACCGCGGCCTGCATGAGCTGCTCCAGCGCGAGGTCGCCATCAAGGAGCTGCTCCCCGAGGGCCAGCGCGACCAGGAGGCCCTGTCCCGCTTCCGCCGCGAGGCCCTCGCGCTCGCCGCCTTCCGCCACCAGAACATCGTCACCCTCTATGACCTGGTGGAGAAGAACGACAGCCTCTTCATGGTCATGGAGTACGTGGACGGCCCCACCCTCCACGGCCTCATCAAGGACGGCCCGCTCCCCCCGGACGTCGCCGCCGTCATCGGCGCGCGCATCGCCAGCGCGCTCGACCACGCGCACTTCCGCCGCATCATCCACCGCGACCTGAAGCCCGCGAACGTCATGCTCACCAAGTCCGGTGAGGTGAAGCTCATGGACTTCGGCATCGCCAAGGACGTCAGCCTCGAAGCCCTCACCCAGCAGGGCATGGCCGTGGGCACGCCGTCGTACATGTCCCCGGAGCAGGTCACCGGCGCGCCCATCGACGCGCGCACGGACATCTTCTCCCTGGGCGTGCTCCTCTATGAGGCCCTCTCCGGCACGCGCCCCTTCGTGGGCAAGACGGCCGGCGAGGTGTTCGCCCGCATCCGCGACGGCAAGTTCATCCCGCTCCAGAAGGCGGCGCCGAACGTGCCGCCCCCGCTCGCGCGCATCGTGAAGCGCGCGCTGTCGGTGAAGCCGGAGGCCCGCTTCCCGGACGCCGCGGCCATGCGCCGCGAGCTGGACCTGTTCCTCGCCCACGAGGTGCGCGTGTCCCATCCCGCGCTGCTCGTGGCCTTCCTGCGCTACCGCGAGAAGCTCACCGAGACGGAGGCCCTGGCCCACCTCACCCAGCAGGAGCTGGGCGTGCTCGACGTGTTCGCCACGAAGAAGCCCGCGCGCACGCCCGGCAAGGGCCGGTGGGTCCTGGCCGCGCTCACCGCGGGCGCGGTCGCGGCCGGCACCGGCCTCTACCTGTCCCAGTCCCAGTGGGCGCCGCTGCTGGAGCAGCTCACCCGCTGA
- the queF gene encoding preQ(1) synthase, whose product MSSKPSKEIQTFPNPAADRDYEIAFDVPEFTCLCPLTGQPDFARFTIKYVPDQLCVELKSLKLYMWSYRNEGAFHEKVTNTIADDIIKAIQPRKLTVVGDFFVRGGIGTIVTVTHDKKKA is encoded by the coding sequence ATGTCCTCCAAGCCGTCCAAGGAAATCCAGACGTTCCCCAACCCCGCCGCCGATCGCGACTACGAGATCGCCTTCGACGTGCCGGAGTTCACCTGCCTGTGCCCGCTCACCGGCCAGCCTGACTTCGCGCGCTTCACCATCAAGTACGTGCCGGATCAGCTGTGCGTGGAGCTCAAGAGCCTGAAGCTCTACATGTGGTCCTACCGCAACGAGGGCGCCTTCCACGAGAAGGTGACCAACACCATCGCGGACGACATCATCAAGGCCATCCAGCCGCGCAAGCTCACGGTGGTGGGTGACTTCTTCGTGCGCGGCGGCATCGGGACCATCGTCACCGTCACGCACGACAAGAAGAAGGCCTGA
- a CDS encoding ATP-binding protein — translation MLPPNDVEDVLSCLPQALLRVGPDLRVQWCEAGFEAKTGVPLAPGGTLLDALEPGRSREALARAIRDGRAHSGHVITRALRQVRVQVKPTHTNGSAGAWLVVEPSGVDDEGAFSQAVREIARAVGESLEVDRVCSAAVVSLVRCAQVRRAEVFLYEEDDATLKRMAVSDLEGLDAPQDVFDPSEDPYRQALALRQPQLGIQRGYGDAVGSVFAAVPLCAPRRTVGLLLIYKEQGASFSVRELEMWSAAASQLAVAVENARLLREAQAALRVREEFMSIASHELKTPLTPLKLGLYSMERRIAAGQPVALASVLKSKRQVDRLAGLVEDLLDASRLELGRLALDSAPLEVGQLVAEVVDHFRHAFERPFTVDVPHDGVWVLGDRDRLEQVLVNLLENAHKYSPAGAPISVKVGRTAESARIQVQDHGIGIPGADQALVFQRFYRARNVSHRNFGGLGLGLFISHSIVKMHGGALALRSREGEGSTFSLDLPRMPAHEVRRLPRRVLVLDEDVHQEATAERTLRAEGFEVFTVQSGAEALRKATHLPVDLIVLSTSASQSAVGTFLETFATLPRARPVPILLAGDERPWWAQESAALCPRHYRPDELLAGVRTVLTREKRRTLTPVETELPLVTPA, via the coding sequence ATGCTGCCACCCAACGACGTCGAGGATGTCCTCTCGTGCTTGCCCCAAGCGCTCCTGCGCGTGGGGCCCGACCTCCGCGTCCAGTGGTGCGAGGCCGGCTTCGAGGCCAAGACGGGCGTGCCACTCGCTCCGGGCGGCACCCTGCTGGATGCCCTGGAGCCCGGGCGCAGCCGCGAGGCCCTGGCGCGCGCCATCCGCGATGGCCGGGCGCACTCCGGCCACGTCATCACCCGCGCGCTCCGGCAGGTGCGTGTGCAGGTGAAGCCCACCCACACGAACGGCTCGGCCGGGGCGTGGCTGGTGGTGGAGCCGTCCGGCGTGGACGACGAGGGCGCGTTTTCACAGGCCGTGCGGGAGATTGCCCGCGCGGTGGGTGAGTCCCTGGAGGTGGACCGGGTCTGCTCGGCCGCCGTGGTGTCGCTGGTGCGGTGCGCCCAGGTGCGCCGCGCGGAGGTGTTCCTCTACGAGGAGGACGACGCGACGCTGAAGCGCATGGCGGTGTCGGACCTGGAGGGCCTGGACGCGCCCCAGGACGTGTTCGACCCGTCGGAGGACCCCTACCGGCAGGCCCTGGCGCTGCGCCAGCCGCAGCTGGGCATCCAGCGCGGGTACGGCGACGCGGTGGGCTCGGTGTTCGCGGCGGTGCCGCTGTGCGCGCCGCGCCGAACGGTGGGGCTCTTGCTCATCTACAAGGAGCAGGGCGCGTCGTTCTCCGTGCGCGAGCTGGAGATGTGGAGCGCGGCGGCCAGCCAGCTCGCGGTGGCGGTGGAGAACGCGCGCCTGCTGCGCGAGGCCCAGGCGGCCCTGCGCGTGCGCGAGGAGTTCATGTCCATCGCGTCGCACGAGCTGAAGACGCCGCTCACGCCGCTGAAGCTGGGCCTGTACTCCATGGAGCGCCGCATCGCCGCCGGGCAGCCGGTGGCGCTCGCCAGCGTGCTCAAGTCCAAGCGGCAGGTGGACCGGCTCGCGGGCTTGGTGGAGGACCTGCTGGACGCAAGCCGCCTGGAGCTGGGGCGGCTGGCGCTGGACTCGGCGCCGCTGGAGGTGGGGCAGCTGGTGGCGGAGGTGGTGGACCACTTCCGCCACGCCTTCGAGCGCCCCTTCACGGTGGACGTGCCGCACGACGGCGTCTGGGTGCTGGGCGACAGGGACCGGCTGGAGCAGGTGCTGGTGAACCTGCTGGAGAACGCGCACAAGTACAGCCCCGCGGGGGCGCCCATCTCCGTGAAGGTGGGGCGCACGGCGGAGTCGGCGCGCATCCAGGTGCAGGACCACGGCATCGGGATTCCGGGCGCGGACCAGGCGCTGGTGTTCCAGCGCTTCTACCGGGCGCGCAACGTGTCGCACCGCAACTTCGGCGGGCTGGGGCTGGGGCTGTTCATCAGCCACTCCATCGTGAAGATGCACGGCGGCGCGCTGGCGCTGCGCAGCCGCGAGGGCGAGGGCTCCACGTTCTCGCTGGACCTGCCGCGCATGCCCGCGCACGAGGTGCGCAGGCTGCCCCGGCGCGTGCTGGTGCTGGACGAGGACGTGCACCAGGAGGCCACGGCGGAGCGCACCCTGCGCGCGGAGGGCTTCGAGGTGTTCACCGTGCAGAGCGGCGCGGAGGCCCTGCGCAAGGCGACGCACCTGCCGGTGGACCTCATCGTGCTGTCCACGAGCGCCTCGCAGTCCGCGGTGGGCACGTTCCTGGAGACCTTCGCCACGCTGCCGCGAGCGCGGCCGGTGCCCATCCTGCTGGCGGGAGATGAGCGGCCATGGTGGGCGCAGGAGAGCGCCGCGCTGTGTCCCCGGCACTACCGTCCGGACGAGCTGCTCGCGGGAGTGCGCACCGTGCTGACGCGCGAGAAGCGCCGGACGCTGACGCCGGTGGAGACGGAGCTTCCGCTCGTCACGCCCGCTTGA
- a CDS encoding carbohydrate deacetylase — MALLPGAAPSLKEPSTPPRALIINADDLGYDPGITRGILQALREGVVSSATLLVNAPGTEDAARQARGLAIGLHLNLDRGAPVANGFPREWRTVDGGLDGARVAGLPADVVEAEALAQLEQLERLLGQAATHLDVHKHLHRHPQVLEGLSRVARRAGLPVRSIDAAMRGALRARGVTTNDHFVGESGETAYWTPERFSEALKALPGEGVTEWMCHPGHLPEVVTTRYAAQREVELATFLDARSREALAQSGIQPTDYRVLKRA, encoded by the coding sequence GTGGCGCTTCTTCCAGGCGCGGCCCCGTCCCTGAAGGAGCCCTCCACGCCGCCCCGCGCCCTCATCATCAACGCCGATGACCTGGGCTACGACCCGGGCATCACCCGGGGCATCCTCCAGGCGCTGCGCGAAGGCGTCGTCTCCTCCGCCACCCTGCTGGTGAACGCGCCGGGGACGGAGGACGCCGCGAGGCAGGCGCGGGGACTCGCCATCGGGTTGCACCTGAACCTGGACCGGGGCGCTCCCGTGGCCAACGGATTCCCGCGCGAGTGGCGCACCGTGGACGGCGGCCTCGATGGCGCACGGGTGGCCGGGCTTCCCGCGGACGTGGTGGAGGCGGAGGCGCTCGCGCAACTGGAGCAACTGGAGCGGCTGCTGGGCCAGGCCGCCACGCACCTGGACGTGCACAAGCACCTGCACCGGCATCCCCAGGTGTTGGAGGGACTGTCACGCGTCGCGAGGCGCGCGGGCCTGCCGGTGCGCTCCATCGACGCGGCCATGCGCGGCGCGCTGAGGGCACGGGGTGTCACGACGAATGATCACTTCGTGGGCGAGTCCGGAGAGACGGCGTACTGGACCCCGGAGCGCTTCTCCGAGGCTCTAAAAGCGCTGCCGGGCGAAGGCGTCACGGAGTGGATGTGTCACCCAGGCCACCTGCCCGAAGTGGTCACCACCCGCTACGCCGCGCAGCGCGAGGTGGAGCTGGCCACCTTCCTGGACGCCCGCTCCCGCGAGGCCCTGGCTCAATCCGGAATCCAGCCTACGGACTACCGCGTCCTCAAGCGGGCGTGA
- a CDS encoding extracellular catalytic domain type 1 short-chain-length polyhydroxyalkanoate depolymerase: MRLRLLALAASSLLLTATACGSTDDSNDPSTDAGTELPDTPSGDVAPADRSACSGLTVTPGTYDWTLEHGGRTRAFRVHVPTGYDATKPTPVVLSFHGFGSTEQEQEQLTGFSALADAEGFIAVYPRGLNFPEVYGRGEPDTRGWNGEACCGPAQLGNVDDVGFVDALLADLDTRVCTDPRRVFANGFSNGGFFSYRLACERAQRIAAIAPVAGMLGVTDCRPSRAVPVLHFHGSADETILYDGGDNVLGGKPYPSAPESVRRFAERNGCTGPQQQTYQQGNSTCVAYTGCQPESATASLCTVTGGKHAWPGQTLYNDGTPDLDATLQMWRFFQARPRP, from the coding sequence ATGCGCCTTCGCCTCCTCGCCCTCGCCGCGTCCAGCCTGCTGCTGACCGCCACCGCGTGTGGCTCCACGGACGACAGCAACGACCCCTCGACCGATGCCGGGACGGAGCTGCCGGACACGCCCTCCGGCGACGTGGCCCCCGCGGACCGCTCGGCCTGCTCCGGCCTCACCGTGACGCCCGGCACCTACGACTGGACCCTCGAGCACGGCGGCCGCACCCGCGCCTTCCGCGTCCACGTCCCCACCGGCTACGACGCCACGAAGCCCACGCCCGTCGTCCTCAGCTTCCACGGCTTCGGCTCCACCGAGCAGGAACAGGAGCAACTGACCGGCTTCTCCGCGCTGGCGGACGCGGAGGGCTTCATCGCGGTGTACCCGCGCGGCCTCAACTTCCCGGAGGTCTACGGCCGGGGCGAACCGGACACGCGCGGCTGGAACGGCGAGGCCTGCTGTGGCCCGGCGCAGCTTGGCAACGTGGACGACGTGGGCTTCGTGGACGCGCTGCTCGCGGACCTGGACACCCGCGTGTGCACGGATCCGCGCCGCGTCTTCGCCAACGGCTTCTCCAACGGCGGCTTCTTCTCCTACCGGCTGGCCTGTGAGCGCGCCCAGCGCATCGCGGCCATCGCGCCCGTGGCGGGCATGCTGGGCGTGACGGACTGCCGCCCGTCGCGGGCCGTCCCCGTGCTCCACTTCCACGGCAGCGCCGACGAGACCATCCTCTACGACGGCGGCGACAACGTCCTCGGCGGCAAGCCCTACCCTTCCGCCCCGGAGTCCGTGCGCCGCTTCGCCGAGCGCAACGGCTGCACCGGCCCGCAGCAGCAGACGTATCAGCAGGGCAACAGCACCTGTGTTGCGTATACGGGCTGTCAGCCGGAGAGCGCCACCGCCAGCCTGTGCACCGTCACCGGCGGCAAGCACGCGTGGCCCGGCCAGACGCTCTACAATGACGGCACGCCGGACCTGGACGCGACCCTGCAGATGTGGCGCTTCTTCCAGGCGCGGCCCCGTCCCTGA